In Planctomicrobium piriforme, a single genomic region encodes these proteins:
- a CDS encoding GspE/PulE family protein, producing the protein MITSTGRGLCLAALMLGLAIAFAESADAQAPLPTPGAPQASFSPTGKYPLPPDPFARGNMVPSRPDHPTLRVTAAPQAGFYFPIWKLLFLVAAFCFWLHYSNWVHEDSRGLKVRPDFWNSWMLLCGVLAFVLMLISPMFGVGLGTMALAIGSPLGLYVWERNKHVPANRQVMTPNHLDNWARRQLAKVGINLGTKVQGDAHSGPPITFVGKSRTGQKDANRSKQVESSKGYVAAKELVYDALLRRATDIHLEPKDTELAVRLRIDGVMFPAEPFDKSTGDAVTNIIKVLCAMDITERRRSQDGSFGALVEGREIDFRVASQGTRHGEKVSLRILDQANSVNRLGQLGMRKQVSDKLIEVINQPHGLLLVCGPTGAGKSTTLYAAINELDAFERNIITIEDPVEYKMQNVTQIEINTKGGTTFGQSLRSILRQDPDVVMIGEIRDDETAKIACQAANTGHMVFSTVHANDAITALYRLLDLGVESFMLSTAVSAILAQRLARRLCPQCRVGYPPPADMLKQLGLPAGKIKEFFKTPEKDNTCPKCGGLGYQGRIGVYELLAINERMKDMIRDNAAMSAIRNEARKDGMLYMQEEGLRLVVRGVTSVDEIKRVVK; encoded by the coding sequence ATGATTACTTCTACCGGGCGTGGGCTGTGCCTGGCGGCGCTGATGCTGGGACTCGCGATCGCTTTCGCCGAGTCCGCTGACGCACAAGCGCCATTGCCGACTCCGGGAGCGCCTCAGGCCTCATTTTCACCGACCGGCAAGTATCCGCTGCCGCCTGACCCGTTCGCTCGCGGGAACATGGTTCCCTCGCGACCCGACCATCCCACATTGCGGGTGACCGCAGCGCCTCAGGCAGGTTTTTACTTTCCCATCTGGAAGCTCCTGTTTCTGGTGGCGGCCTTCTGTTTCTGGCTGCATTACTCGAACTGGGTCCATGAAGACAGCCGCGGCCTGAAGGTGCGGCCTGACTTCTGGAACAGTTGGATGCTGCTGTGCGGAGTGCTGGCGTTCGTGCTGATGCTGATCTCGCCGATGTTTGGAGTCGGCCTGGGGACGATGGCGCTCGCCATCGGCTCCCCCTTGGGACTGTATGTCTGGGAACGGAATAAGCATGTGCCAGCGAACCGTCAGGTGATGACGCCGAACCATCTGGATAACTGGGCGCGTCGACAGCTCGCCAAGGTCGGCATCAACCTGGGCACGAAAGTACAGGGGGACGCCCATTCCGGTCCGCCGATTACGTTCGTGGGCAAGTCACGCACTGGGCAGAAGGATGCCAACCGGTCCAAACAGGTGGAATCCTCGAAGGGCTACGTTGCGGCGAAAGAACTGGTCTACGACGCCCTGCTTCGCCGCGCGACCGACATCCACCTGGAACCCAAAGACACGGAACTGGCCGTCCGTCTGCGTATCGACGGCGTGATGTTCCCCGCAGAACCGTTCGACAAGTCGACCGGCGATGCCGTGACGAACATCATCAAAGTGCTGTGCGCGATGGACATTACCGAACGCCGCCGCTCACAAGACGGCAGCTTCGGAGCTCTGGTGGAAGGCCGCGAAATCGACTTCCGCGTGGCGTCACAGGGAACCCGGCACGGCGAAAAAGTGAGCTTGCGTATTCTCGATCAGGCGAACTCGGTCAACCGGCTCGGCCAGCTCGGGATGCGGAAACAGGTTTCCGACAAACTGATCGAAGTCATCAATCAGCCGCACGGGCTGCTGCTGGTATGCGGGCCGACCGGGGCCGGAAAGTCAACGACGCTGTATGCAGCGATCAACGAACTCGACGCCTTCGAGCGGAACATCATCACGATCGAAGATCCCGTCGAATACAAAATGCAAAACGTCACCCAGATCGAAATCAACACCAAAGGGGGGACGACGTTCGGGCAGTCGCTGCGAAGTATTCTGCGGCAAGACCCCGACGTGGTGATGATCGGGGAAATTCGAGACGACGAAACCGCAAAGATCGCCTGTCAGGCGGCGAATACCGGGCACATGGTGTTCTCGACCGTTCACGCCAACGACGCGATTACCGCGCTCTATCGCTTGCTCGACCTGGGCGTGGAATCGTTCATGCTCTCGACGGCTGTCTCTGCGATTCTGGCCCAGCGGCTGGCGCGGCGTCTCTGTCCGCAGTGCAGGGTCGGCTACCCGCCCCCGGCGGACATGCTGAAGCAATTGGGCCTGCCAGCCGGGAAGATCAAGGAGTTCTTCAAAACCCCAGAGAAAGACAACACTTGTCCCAAGTGCGGCGGCCTCGGCTACCAGGGTCGAATCGGCGTCTACGAATTGCTGGCAATCAATGAGCGCATGAAAGACATGATTCGCGACAACGCAGCCATGTCGGCCATCCGCAATGAAGCCCGTAAAGACGGCATGCTGTACATGCAGGAAGAAGGTCTG
- a CDS encoding type IV pilus twitching motility protein PilT: MSSHGSPPPPSAPAEIKGPPVIVKNAPEPELNKLFKLQVKHGASDMHLQTDKPAMFRIKGAITELKMPPLSAEQLWAMFYEIMDDRNKRIMEANGGADFSHVVPVDGSNWRFRVNLFKQLGKPGLCARKVEQKIPPFEGLFLPPIMEDLCKYDQGMVLLAGVTGSGKSTTISSMLNWINARYRKHLLTIEDPIEFVYTADKCLINQREIGQDVVDFHIAMKHAVREDPDIILVGEMRDMETFETAIHAAETGHLVYGTIHASSAPGTIQRILDLFPQSMHSAIRASMAMNMKAIVGQKLLKTVVDKPSRVPIVEIMLFNPTVRKLVLEGKDEKLSSAIRIGKEEGMQLFNDSLYSFVTRELISRADAFEISPNVEELKMQIKGIQVKGPSIL, from the coding sequence ATGTCTTCACACGGTTCGCCTCCTCCTCCGAGTGCCCCCGCCGAGATCAAGGGCCCTCCGGTCATCGTGAAAAACGCGCCGGAACCGGAGCTCAACAAACTCTTCAAGCTGCAGGTGAAGCATGGCGCTTCCGACATGCACCTGCAGACGGACAAGCCGGCCATGTTCCGGATCAAGGGGGCCATCACCGAACTGAAGATGCCCCCCCTCTCGGCAGAACAACTGTGGGCGATGTTCTACGAGATCATGGACGACCGCAATAAGCGCATCATGGAAGCGAACGGCGGCGCCGACTTTTCGCATGTGGTGCCGGTCGACGGTTCCAACTGGCGGTTCCGCGTGAACCTGTTCAAGCAACTCGGCAAGCCCGGGTTGTGCGCTCGAAAAGTCGAACAGAAGATTCCGCCGTTCGAAGGGCTCTTCCTTCCCCCCATTATGGAAGACCTGTGCAAGTACGATCAGGGGATGGTGCTGCTGGCCGGCGTGACAGGGTCGGGGAAGTCGACGACGATTTCCTCGATGCTGAACTGGATCAACGCCCGGTACCGGAAGCACCTGCTGACGATCGAAGACCCGATCGAATTCGTTTACACCGCCGACAAGTGCCTGATCAATCAGCGCGAGATCGGGCAGGACGTGGTCGACTTCCACATCGCAATGAAACATGCGGTGCGCGAAGACCCCGACATCATCCTGGTGGGGGAAATGCGTGACATGGAAACCTTCGAAACGGCCATTCACGCGGCCGAAACCGGCCACCTGGTGTACGGAACGATTCACGCGTCGAGCGCTCCCGGCACGATTCAGCGTATTCTCGACTTGTTCCCGCAAAGCATGCACAGCGCCATCCGCGCGAGTATGGCGATGAACATGAAAGCCATCGTCGGGCAGAAGCTGCTCAAGACGGTGGTCGACAAACCGTCGCGGGTCCCCATCGTCGAGATCATGCTGTTCAACCCGACCGTGCGAAAACTGGTGCTGGAAGGCAAGGACGAGAAGCTGTCCTCCGCGATCCGCATCGGTAAGGAAGAAGGGATGCAGTTGTTTAACGACTCGCTGTATTCGTTCGTCACGCGGGAACTGATCAGCCGAGCAGATGCTTTCGAAATTTCGCCGAACGTCGAAGAACTGAAAATGCAGATCAAGGGAATTCAGGTTAAGGGACCGTCAATTCTCTAG